Genomic window (Leptotrichia sp. oral taxon 212):
AGAGGATTTTGATTTACAGAACTACATCTATTCTGATTGTAGTATTTGGCTTACTTTTCTATTTTATAGAGATGTTTTCAGGAACGGTTTATTTTAGCTATACAGACAATATACTTGGGTGGACAAAATGGGATTATTTCAGTCTTATAACAACAGCCACGATAATTCGGTATGGCTATACTTTCTTTTTTATATGGGGAAGTGACCTGTCTTATACCATAGTTCAGGGGAAATTAGACTATACTTTATTACGTCCATTAAATTCCTTCTGGTATTATGCATTTTATATGGCAGATTTTCCAAGTCTTATAAATGTAATACTTGGAATTATAGTTCAGGGATGGATTATTTCCAGACAGCATGTAGGATTTTTTCAGGTAATAATGTATATTCTATTTGTAATTATTGGGATATGGTTTCACTTTTTAATGTTTAATTTTTCAAATATGATTTCTTTCTGGGTGGATAAGGCTGATCAAATTTTATGGATTCCTGAAACTTTATCAGAAATATCTTCACAGCCAGCGTCCATTTATCCAAAATGGATAAGATGTTTTCTTATGTGGCTACTTCCAATATTGACTTCCTTTAATCTTCCGATAGATATTATAAGAGGGAAGGTAAATATGGTAAATATGTTATGGTATGTAGGTCTTGTTGCTGTATTTACAATAGCTAATTATAGGATATGGCATGCAGGACTTAAGAAATATCAGTCTAGTAACTAGTATTTTATGGACTTGAAAGATAATCTTAATTTAATTGAAATTGAAAAATAATATTCTTTATGGTATAATCACAGTGAATATAACAAAATTAAGGGATCTAAGAAGGAAAAGTATGGCGGTAATAAAATTTAAGAAAAGAGAAGAGATTAAAATTCTTTTTGGAATAAAATTACCTTCAATAGTAACGGAGTTTTATAAGGAAAGTAAAAATAAGAAACGTGCCTATGAAATAATAAGGAATACACTTAATATTTCAGACGGAAGACTTATAAATGTAGTCGATGTAATTGACGGTGCAGGAAATCCTGCTTCTGTTCTGGTAATCTACAGTAACTTTGTTTCTGAAAAGGAAAGAATGAGACTGGATCTGGAAATAGAAGTTTTTGATTTCAGTATTTTTGAACTTGATTATAATAATAATGTTGATATTGAAGATATAATAAAAAGAATAAAAAAATAATAGTCAGGAGAGGTTGATACAATGAAGAAATTAACAGTATTACTAGGAATTTTGATGATTATGATTTTTAGTATCGGAAATGCTAAAATGACAAAAGAAGAAAAGAAATTTAAAAGAGCCATGAAAAAATTTGAGATGGAAGCAGTAATTAAAACAACAAAAGGAGATATATCAGTATATCTGTATCCTGAAGCTGCGCCGACAAATGTTGCAAACTTTGTATTTTTAGCTAAAAATAATTTTTACAATGGACTTACTTTTCACAGGGTTATACAAAATGTTCTTATACAGGGAGGAGATCCCCTTGGAAATGGAACCGGAGGAACAGGATATACAGTTAATGATGAAATTTCAGATTGGCTGAGTTTTGAAAATGCAGGAATGCTTGCTATGGCAAATAGTGGAGAAAACACAAACAGCAGTCAGTTTTTCTTAACAATATCTCCTCTTTCACAGCTGGATGGTAAACATACAATTATAGGAGAAACAAAATCCAGACAGGATTTAAGTGTTGTAAGAGTAATAAGACCGGAAGATAAAATATTGAGTATTGAAATCAAAGGCAGAAAAATAGATGATTTCTTAAATTATTTTGCTTATGAAACTGCTCAATGGGAGGCTGCAATGAAAGCTGCACAGCAGCAATAATATATAACTCAATAACTTCTAATGAAGAATTTTATAAATCATGAATAGTCAGGATTAAAAAAATACTTGTTAGAAGTTTTTTTTGAGAAAGTGATTTTATATGGAATATTTTCAGACAGTATAAAAAATTGTATAAAAAAACTTGCAAAAAATCAAAAAATATATTATTATATAATTAGCAATCTAATTAAGTGAGTGCTAAAAAACTGAA
Coding sequences:
- a CDS encoding peptidylprolyl isomerase, which translates into the protein MKKLTVLLGILMIMIFSIGNAKMTKEEKKFKRAMKKFEMEAVIKTTKGDISVYLYPEAAPTNVANFVFLAKNNFYNGLTFHRVIQNVLIQGGDPLGNGTGGTGYTVNDEISDWLSFENAGMLAMANSGENTNSSQFFLTISPLSQLDGKHTIIGETKSRQDLSVVRVIRPEDKILSIEIKGRKIDDFLNYFAYETAQWEAAMKAAQQQ
- a CDS encoding ABC transporter permease; its protein translation is MNMKIYKAMLSNSIQRILIYRTTSILIVVFGLLFYFIEMFSGTVYFSYTDNILGWTKWDYFSLITTATIIRYGYTFFFIWGSDLSYTIVQGKLDYTLLRPLNSFWYYAFYMADFPSLINVILGIIVQGWIISRQHVGFFQVIMYILFVIIGIWFHFLMFNFSNMISFWVDKADQILWIPETLSEISSQPASIYPKWIRCFLMWLLPILTSFNLPIDIIRGKVNMVNMLWYVGLVAVFTIANYRIWHAGLKKYQSSN